One Betta splendens chromosome 5, fBetSpl5.4, whole genome shotgun sequence genomic window, cacacatccagcctggttctgctggaggtttcttccttgttagagagggagttttttttctccaatgttgcagtcaaattgtaattaaaggcttgctgtgtgtaaagtgccttgagataactgttgtgatttggtgccacataaataaaattgaattaaattaaattattgttttttatcgATTTTATGTTTATTGTAACATAAAACCCCAAAAGGTCATTGTAGTAAAGTgtacttaaaaaaaagaatgagaGCACTTGAGACGTATGGCCAGCGCTCACTGTagctgttctgtgtttgtgtgtatgtgtgggtgggtggttgaGTGGGTGGAGGTTGATACAAGACAAACTGGAGGCACGGTTGCACTCTGACAGGAGACATCATGGGGAGAGCTCTGATGCAAACCACCCTCTTTGGTCTGTTGCTGACTTTGGTCACCTCATTGCCAAATAAAGTAAGTTCATAAAAGCTGAGCAActacactgtaaatacagtattttactgGAGAAAGACATCCATTGTAAGATTAATGTAGATTAGCTTTGTGTCAATACTGTATAAAACAAGACATTGCATGTAAACCCTCTGTACAAAAAATGCTTGTTTGCCGCTCATTGCAGGGTGTTGTTTGAGTTGTGACCTTTTGAAAAGACcaaaatgtgtttgtgcttgaaGATGTATTAGTCTGATTGTGAAAACATAATCTAATGTTGAATCTGTTGGTAAATCTTTTAGGGACAAGAGCAAAGTTCAATAGACAAAATCAGTAACTAAATAACTGGTGTAAACATTGTGATGCAGTTGAGTTGAGTCATAGACTTTGTAATTCTAGAGTTAAAACATTTCACCATCTGTTCAGGTAGCTTCTTCAGCCTGAGGGATGTTGGTTAGAGACCACACAGTTATCACCCAGCTACACATCACTTTACTCCTGTAAAGGTTAGGCCTTTTGGTGGACAAAGGACTGTGCCTAGAGTAgatgtaaatgttatttaagCACATGCACAAAGCAATGGGAAATTGGGGTTTGGAATTCTATCAACAGATGATCTTGGTCAAAAGATCAGTATTCTTCATTTACTACCCTCCTGTATTTTCCTAGGATGACTGGGACATCTACAGCTTTCACATCAACTCCACAGTGACCAGTCGTTACGCTACAACAGTCATCACAAGCCGCGTGGCCAATCGAATGAACGAATCCAAGGAAGTAGAATTCCAAGTGCGGATTCCCAAGAATGCCTTCATCAGTAaattcagaatgtgtgtgaaatatttacataGGTTTACACATGAACAATAAAAGAGTAAAAATCAGGGACAGTCAGGACTGTTGTTCACTATCATTTCTTCAGGTTTATGGACGGCCAGGTGTACGATGGTGTTGTGAAAACCAAGgaacaggctcagcagcagtacaCTGCAGCTGTATCCCGTGGGCAAAGCGCTGGGCTCGTCAGGTACATGGGCCACTTTACTGCCTACAGGTCCTGTCTGTTACTTGAACCTCTCACAGTGGGGCCTCAGTGTAACATGCAGTAGCACAATCTAAAGAAGAGGGTGAGAACCTGTGCTCCAGTGCTGTGATGGTGCTCTGTATTGCAGCTCTATAGGGAGGACCCTGGAGGAATTTAAGACGTCAGTGACTCTGGCCGCTCACAAAaaggtgacctttgaactcacGTATGAGGAACTGCTGAAACGCAGGCACGGCAAGTACGAACTGCAAATCCATGCTCGGCCGATGCAGCCTGTCAGCGACTTCAAGGTAGGTCTCATCATGTAATGGTCATGCAGGGAGGGTTGGGGTCGTTACATATTGATTCATGAGTGGTTCTAAGTATTTTCCCTCCAGGTTGATGTGTACATTGATGAAAAGGCTGGCATCAGTTTCCTGGAGGTTAAAGGTGGACTAAGCACCAAAGCTCTGGCTAATGCCAtcaccaaaacactgacagacaaacaggtacagcaggaagtgatgggaaatccttacagtatgtttattagtttgtttcatccagtttactgtgcagtcaatgcatcatttttaatcatgatgtactgtacttttacaTTGCGTGACATCACTTGAACTATAACTCTACAAccaaaaactgttattttttctataggccttagcggctcagggtgGGAATAACCCCCCTGGGCTGCTACAATATCATTCCAGagatgaaacagcctccaggtccAAGCTTCAGTTTGTCCCTTTCAGTTCATACTGTTTTCTGGCATCCTCTTGTTTGTAGGCGTGGGTGTACTTCTACCCAACTGAAAGCCAACAGAAGacatgtgacagctgtggaGAGCAGGGTATGAATGGAGATCTGGTTATTGTTTATGATGTCAACAGGGACATTTCAGTTGGTGACATTAaggtactgtacataaagtgtttttttgtttattacattAAAACCAACAATCCAGTATATAAAGTATCTACAATAACAGTACAGTAACTACTTTTTTATCAACAAACGTTTTCgacaaatattaatttatacCTTTTTTTAAGACATCAGGTGGATATTTTGTTCACCACTTTGCTCCGTCCAGTCTTCCACGGATACCAAAGAACGTTGTCTTTGTTATTGATCAAAGTGGCTCCATGAGTGGCAGAAAAATACAACAGGTACAGTTTGTTACATACTGTCACTGAGGCACAGCAGGAATTTTAGCTTAATGAGACGGTTGCAATGAATTTCGTTAAGCACATGAAGAAATAATTACCTCGTGGGTTTTTAAACTTGAGTTGAAGCCCTGACGTGTCAGTGATTCttcttttctcagaccaggacAGCATTAATCCATATTTTGAACGATCTGAATGAAGATGATTTTTTCGGTCTTATCACTTTTGATGGTGACATTTTTCACTGGAAGAGAGAACTTGTTCAGGCCACCAAGACAAATGTGAACAGTGCCAAGACTTTTGCACAAAATATTCCAGCCAGcggatgtgagtgtgttttaataagTATATATTTAGTATGATGTTAACAAGTAGAACAGCAAAgactaaatatgtttttacttCATTGTAGCCActgacattaatgcagcagtgctGGAAGGAGCTCGTATTCTGAAGGCA contains:
- the LOC129604093 gene encoding inter alpha-trypsin inhibitor, heavy chain 4-like, producing MGRALMQTTLFGLLLTLVTSLPNKDDWDIYSFHINSTVTSRYATTVITSRVANRMNESKEVEFQVRIPKNAFISKFRMFMDGQVYDGVVKTKEQAQQQYTAAVSRGQSAGLVSSIGRTLEEFKTSVTLAAHKKVTFELTYEELLKRRHGKYELQIHARPMQPVSDFKVDVYIDEKAGISFLEVKGGLSTKALANAITKTLTDKQAWVYFYPTESQQKTCDSCGEQGMNGDLVIVYDVNRDISVGDIKTSGGYFVHHFAPSSLPRIPKNVVFVIDQSGSMSGRKIQQTRTALIHILNDLNEDDFFGLITFDGDIFHWKRELVQATKTNVNSAKTFAQNIPASGSTDINAAVLEGARILKAHPREGSASNPYTSD